CAGCACTGCTGGCCGTCAATGCCATGGGCTCGGTGACCGTGGGCGACGGGCCGCATTTCTGGGCAGCCCCCTTCGAGGAGGGACAGGAATTCGGCGGTCTTGGCCAGCCGAGCCGCGTCACCGCCGAGGACCGGGCCATGCGCATCAAGGGCCTCCGCCTGACCGCGACGACCATTGGCGCCGTGGTCACCGACTGCGCGCTCTCCAAAGCCGAACTGCACCGCCTGTCGATCGCCGCCCATGATGGTTTGGCCCGCGCCGTGCTGCCGGCGCATCTGCCATTCGACGGCGACACCATGTTTGCCGCGTCGACGGGCAAGCGTGAGAGCAATGGTGTCGCGGACCTGATGGAACTCTGCCACCTGGCAACGCTGGTGACGGCGCGTGCCATTGCGCGCGGGGTGTTCGAGGCGGTGGCGTTGCCTTACGCTGATGCGCAGCCGGCCTGGCGGGATCAGTGGGTAAGATAAGCGCTAAGCTTTGTCCGCTTGGTACCCCCCCTCTGCCCTGCCGGGCATCTCCCCTCAAGGGGGAGATCGGATAACCGCATCGCTTCAACCCGCCGCCACGTGCCGGTCATCTGAAAGAAGGTCTGGTTTTTAGCTAGGCACAGCACCGGCTGGCAATCTCTCCCCTTGAGGGGGAGATGTCGGCGTAGCCGACAAAGGGGGTGTCGCGCGGCAAACGAACAAACGGATTATGCGCCCCCTAAGAGCCTCCACTTTCGCCTCATCCAGCCTTGACCCAAGTCAAGGACAACCCGCCCTCCACCACTGAGATTGTTCGCCAAGCCTGGTCACGTCTTTGACGCAGACCGGCTGCAGGATGATACGGATCGGGGGAGGACGGTTCGACAATGGAAGACGAAAGCGACATGGAAAGACCCGTTCTCACCAACCGTACCTTTGACGAACTGAAGCTTGGCGATGCGGCGAGCCTCACCCGCACCATCGGCCCGGACGATATTGAACTCTTCGCCGCCCTCTCCGGCGACAGCAATCCGGTGCCGCTCGGCCAGTCGCTGATCCCGGCGGGCATGATCTCGGCCGTGCTCGACACCCGCCTGCCCGGCCCCGGCACGGTTTACCTCGGCCAGGATCTGGAATTCTGGAAGGAGATCGCAACCGGCGACCGGATCACCGCGACGGTGACGCTGATGAAGAAAGAAAGCGACGGCCGCACGCTGGTCTTCGACACGCGGTGTGTGAACCAGAATGGCGAGCCGGTGCTGGCCGGCAAGGCCCGTGTGCGGGCACCCACCGAGCGCATCAGCTGGTCGGAAAACCTGCCCCCTGATGTTTCCCTGCAGCGCCATGACCGCTTCGATGCCATCGTCGCTGAGGCCCGCAGCCTGCCGATGGTCAAGACCGCCCTTGCCCACCCCTGCTCGTCGGAAGCGATTGAAGCCGCTGTCGAAATTCGCGACGAAGGTCTGCTTGAGCCGATCCTGATCGGCCCCGAGGCAAAGATTCGCGCGGCTGCCGAAAAGGCCGGCATCTCCATCGCTGGGCTTGAAATCCTACACACCGAACACAGCCATGCAGCGGCGGCCCTTGCCGTCGAACTCGCGGTTGCCGGCAAGGTCGGCTCCGTGATGAAGGGCAGCCTGCACTCGGACGAACTGCTGGGTGCCGTCGTCGGCAGCGGCTCGGGCCTTCGCACCGAACGCCGCGTCAGCCATGTTTATGTCATGGACGTGCCGGCCTATTCGAAACTCCTGATCGTGACCGATGCCGCCATCAACATCGCTCCCACCCTCGAACACAAGCGCGACATCTGCCAGAACGCGATCGACCTGATGCACATGCTCGGCGTACCTGAGCCCAAGGTCGCGGTGCTTGCGGCCGTCGAGACGGTCAATGACAAGATGCCGGCGACGCTGGAAGCGGCAGCTCTGACCGTCATGGCGGCCCGTGGCCAGATCCGGGGTGCCAGGGTCGACGGCCCGCTCGCCTTCGACAACGCGATCAGCATGGAGGCCGCCCGCACCAAGGGCATCATCTCCCCCGTGGCCGGCGATGCCGATATCCTGCTGGTGCCGGATCTGGAAGCCGGCAACATGCTCGCCAAGCAACTGCTCTATTTCGCCAATGCCGATGCCGCAGGCCTCGTTCTCGGCGCCCGTGTGCCTGTGATCCTCACCAGCCGTTCGGACAGCCTGCGTGTGCGCATTGCCTCGGCCGCGCTTGCCAAACTCGTCGCCGCCAAAAAGGCCGCATCCCTGGGACCTCTGGCATGAGCCAGAAACTGCTGCTTACCTTCAATGCCGGCTCTTCAACGGTAAAGATCGGCATTTTCGACCGCGAGGCCGGCTTCGCCAGGCGCATCGGCAAGGGCGTCATCGACTTCCGCGCCGAGCCGTTGACCTTCCACCTGATCGAAGGCCCGGCCATCTTCGACGTACCGCTGGTGGCTAAGACCGACGACCTGCTGCACGACGTGCTGGAAGAGGTCTTCGACTGGCTTGCCGAACATTACGATCTAAATGCCGTGTCCGCCGTTGGCCACCGCGTCGTGCATGGCGGCGACCTGTTTGACGACGCGGTAAAGGTCGACGAAGAGAGCCTAGCAGGCATCGAAAGCCTCGTGACGCTCGCTCCGCTGCACCAGCCGCAGAACCTGCGCCTGATCAGGGCGATTGCGGAGCTGAAGCCCGGCCTGCCACAGACCGCCTCGTTCGACACCGCCTTTCACCGCACCCAGCCCGATGTCGTCAGACGCTTCGCCATCCCGCGCGACTGGTTCGACAAGGGCGTGAAGCGCTACGGCTTTCACGGACTGTCCTACACCTATATCGCCCGCGCCCTGAAAACATTGGAACCAGAAACCGCCGGAGGCCGCGCAATCGTTGCCCATCTTGGTTCCGGCGCCAGCCTTTGCGCGCTTGACCATGGCGTGAGCCGCGACACCTCCATGGGCTTTTCCACCATCGACGGCGTGCCCATGGCGACCCGCTCCGGTGCCATCGATCCCGGCGTGTTCTTCCATCTCGTCGAGGCGCATGGTCTGAGCGTGAAAGCGGTCGAGGACATGATCTACAAGCAGTCCGGCCTGCTGGGCTTGTCCGGCATCAGCGCCGACAGCCGCGTCCTGCTGGAGACACCCTCGAAGGAAGCCTGCGAGGCGCTCGATGTGTTCACGTTCCGCATCGCCGGAGAAGTGGCGCGGCTCGCCGCCTCGCTCGGTGGCCTCGAGACCCTCGTCTTCACGGCCGGGATCGGCGAGAACCAGCCTGCCATCCGCCGCTCGGTGGTCGAGCGGCTGCGTTTCCTGGGCACGCTGCTGGACAGCGATAAAAACGACCGGAACGACGCCGTCATTTCGCCCGAGGAATGCCGGGTGAAGGTCCGCGTCATTGCCACGGACGAGGAGCAGGTGATCGCAGACGACTGTCTGAGGCTCGTCGGCTGACACCATCCCCGAGCGCTGACACCAAAGCGTCATGAAACAGGCTTAGAGACGCCTCGACGAAACGGATGGAGGCGCGACCATGCTGAGACAGACGGATGCGACGGGAGAAGCCCAGAATTCGGCTGGCGGCAACCGGCTCATCCTCTCCGACGCCCGTGTCGTCACGCCAGACCATGTGCTGCATGGCTCGGTGGTGATCGAGGATGGCCGCATTGCGGAAATTCACGAAGGACCGTCAAGACATCGGGAAGCGGTTGATTTTCGCGGCGACTATCTCCTGCCCGGCCTCGTCGATATACACACAGACCATTTCGAGAAACATCTCTATCCCCGCGCCCATGTGCGCTGGGATTTCATACGCGCAGCACTTGCCCACGACGCCCAGATCATTGGCGGCGGCGTCACCACCGTTTTCGACAGCCTCTGCGTCGGTGCCACCACCGACAATCCGGAACGCGCCGAGATCCTGAAACCGATGATCGAGGCACTGGAACAGGCGCAAGGCGCTGGCATGTTCAGGGCCGAGCATCTCGTCCACCTGCGCTGTGAACTGACGGACCCGGTGGCGCCGCAACTCACCGCCGAACATATCGACCGGCAGATCGTCCGCGTCCTCTCGGTGATGGAGCATCTGCCCGGCATTCGCCAGAGCCGCGACATCGAGGCCTATGTCGTCAGAGCCTGCAAATCGACCGGCGAAAGCCCAGACCGTGTGCGCGAAAAAATCAAGGTTCTCGTGGCCGAGAAGAGCCATATCGCCGCGATGACCCGGCCTGACATCGTGGCGCTTGCCCGCGCTCGTTCCATACCCCTGATGAGCCACGACGACACCGATGTGGCCCATATCGAAGCGGGCGTGGCCGAAGGCGTCTCGATTTCCGAGTTTCCGTGTTCGATCGAGGCCGCAGAGGCCGCACGCCATGCCGGCATGAAGATCGTGGCCGGCGCGCCGAACCTCGTGAGGGGTGGCTCCCAGTCCGGCAACATCGCCGTGCGCGACTTGTTGGCGACAAGACTCGTCGACATCCTGGCGTCGGATTACGTGCCACGCTCGATGCTCGATGCCGCCTTCATGATTTCAGCCGATCCCGGTCTCGACTATGATCTGCCGAGCGCGGTTGCCCTCGTCACCCGCAGCCCCGCGCTCGCCGGCAATCTCCCGGATCGCGGCGCTATACAGACGGGGCTGAAGGCCGACATCATCCGCGTCGACCTGCAGGACGGTCATCCCTTCTTGAAATCCGCCTGGCGCTCAGGCCATCGCGTCGCCTGATCACCGTCAGACGCTCCGAAAGCCTTCACTCGCCGTCATTAGCTGGCGGGTGTAATCGGTCGAGAAATCGCCGTCGCGCAATTGCTCGACACTCAGCGTTTCGACGATTTTGCCGGATTTCATCACAGCCAGATGCTCGCACATGTGGGTGATCACCGCGAGATCGTGGCTGACCATCACAAAGGTAAGCCCGCGATCCTTGCGCACCTGTTCGAGCAGGTTGAGGATTTCCGCCTGGATCGAGGCATCGAGCGCCGAAGTCGGCTCGTCGAGCAAGAGCACCTTCGGCTCGAGGATCAGCGCACGGGCAATCGCAATGCGCTGGCGCTGGCCGCCGGACAGCTGGTGCGAGAAACGGAAGCGGAAGCCGGCGCCAAGACCCACTTCGTCCAGTGCGCGTGCAATGCGTGCCTCGGCATCGGCAAAGCCATGGATGGTCAGCGGCTCGCGCAACAGCCGGTCCACCGTCTGGCGCGGATGCAGCGAACCATAGGGGTCCTGGAAGACCATCTGCACCTGGCGATAGAATTCCTTGTCCCGTTTGCGGCCCTCATAGAGCCTGCCATTGACCGACAGGATGCCACTGCTGAAGGAATTCAGCCCGGCGACCGCGCGCAGCAGCGTCGACTTCCCCGAGCCGGATTCCCCGACAATGCCGAAGGAGGCGCCGTCTTCCACGTCCACGCTGACGCTGTCCAGCGCCCGGTAGCCGTCGAAGCTGACGACCATGTCTTTGATGGCAAGAACCAGCCTCATAGCTTCCACTCCGCCTGGCGCGAAAGGACCGGCAGAGGATGACGGTCGGCGGCGATCTGCGGGAGGCATTCGAGAAGCCCTCTCGTATAGGGATGTTGCGCCTCGCGAAGGCGCGTCGCCTCGATTTCCTCAACCACCCGGCCGGCATACATCACCAGCACGCGGTCGCAGAAGGACGAGACCAATCTCAGGTCGTGGCTGATGAAGATGAGGCCCATGCCACGATCCCGGACGAGCGCATCGAGGATGGCGAGCACTTCGAGCTGGACCGTCACATCGAGGGCCGAGGTCGGCTCGTCGGCGATCAGCAGCTCAGGCCCGCAGATCAGCATCATCGCGATCATCACGCGCTGCCCCATGCCGCCGGAAACTTCGTGCGGATAGAGATCGAAGACGCGTTCCGGATTGCGAATCTGCACGGCTTCGAGCATGGCGAGCGCCCGTTTGCGCGCCTCGCTGGACGACACCTTTTCATGGGTGCGAAGCGTTTCCATAATCTGGCGCCCGACGGTCATGACGGGATTCAACGAGTATTTCGGATCCTGCAGGATCATCGCCAACTGCTTCCCGCGCAGCGAACGGCGACGGGCGGGGCTCGCTTTCAGAAGATCGGTGTCGCCGAACTGCAGCCGGTCGGCCGTGATCCTGGCCTGCGGCGAGGTCAGACCCATGATGGCCCGCCCCGTCTGCGACTTGCCGGACCCGGATTCGCCGACGATGCCGAGCCGCTCGCGCCCGAGCGTGAAGGAAACGCCGCGCACGGCCTCGACGAGGCCAGTGCGGGTCGGGAAGCTGACGCGGAGATTGTCTACCGTCAGAAGCGCGCTCATTGACCGGCCTCCTTCGGATCGAGCGCATCGCGCAGCCCGTCACCCAGCAGGTTAAAGCCGAGCGAGACGATGAGGATGGCAAAGCCCGGCATGGCCGCGACCCACCACTGGTCGAGAATGAAGCGACGGCCCGACGCAATCATGGCACCCCATTCCGGCAGCGGCGGTTGTGCGCCCAGACCAAGGAAGCCGAGGCCTGCAGCCGTCAGGATGATGCCGGCCATATCCAGCGTCACGCGCACGATGACCGAGGACAGACACAGCGGCACGATATGCGATAGCACGATCCGGAGCGGCGAGGCGCCCATCAATTGCACCGCCGCGATGAAATCCGAGTTGCGGAAGGTCAGCGTCTCGGCCCGCGCGATACGGGCGTAGGGCGGCCAGGAGGTGATGGCGATGGCGAGAACCGCATTCTCGATCCCGGGTCCGAGGGCCGCGACGAGTGCCAGTGCCAGGACCAGCTTCGGGAAGGCCAGGAAGATGTCAGTAATCCGCATCAGCACGGCATCGACCCAACCACCGGCATAGCCGGCGACCGTGCCGACGATCAGCCCGACGGGTGCGGCGATGACCGCGACAAGCGCCACGACGAAGAGGGTGAGTCGTGATCCGTGGATCAGGCGCGAGAGAATATCCCGGCCCTGATCGTCGGTGCCAAGCAGATAACCGGCGCTGCCGGGGGGCAGAAGGCGGGCATTGCGCAGGTCCCCCTGAACCGGCGAGTGCGGCGCCAGCACGTCGGCAAAGGCAGCGACGAACAGCAGGGCGAGCAGGATCCCAAGCCCCGCCAGCGCCAGCCGGTTTTCGGCAAAGCGCTGCCAGATGATATAGGCCCGGCCACAACGTGCCTGCAGACGGGATTGCGGCCGGTCGGAGGTGAGCCAGCCTTTCCAGCTTTGGTCGGAAGCGGAGACGGGTGTGGTCATCGGCTGCGCGTCCTCGGATCCAGCGTACGATAGAGAATATCCGACAAGAGATTGATGCCGATGAAGACGGATCCGATCACGATCGTCCCGCCGAGCACGGCGTTCAAGTCGGCATTCTGTAGCGAATTGGTGATGTAGAGGCCGAGCCCCGGCCAGGAGAAGATCGTCTCTGTTAGTACCGAGCCTTCGAGAAGGCCGGCATAGGACAGCGCGATGACGGTCACCAGCGGCACGGCGGCATTGCGCAGCGCATGGAACCAGATGATCCGCGTTTCGCTCAGCCCCTTGGCACGAGCGGCGACGATATATTCCTGTGCCAGTTCGTTGAGCATGAAGGAACGCGTCATGCGGCTGATATAGGCCATGGAGAAATAGCCCAGCAGACCGCCGGGCAGAATGATGTGGCGGAACAGATCCCAAAGCACATCCCATTGCCGCTGCATGGCCGCATCGATCAGGAAAAAGCCGGTGACGGGCGTGAAACTGTATTCGTAGACGATGTCGACGCGGCCGGGATAGGCGACCCAGTTGAGCTTGGCATAGAAGAGCAGCAGCGCCAAAAGGCCGAGCCAGAAGATCGGCACGGAATAGCCGATCAGCCCGACGACGCGCACGATCTGGTCGGCAAGAGAACCCCGCTTGACCGCAGCCAGCACCCCGAGTGGCACGCCAAGCACGGCCCCGATAATGGTGCCGACCGTTGCGAGTTCGATGGTTGCCGGGAAGACGCGAGCGATGTCCTTCATCACGGGATTGGTGGTGAGAACGGACACCCCGAAATCTCCCGACAGCGCCTGGCGGACATAGATGATGAACTGCTGCCAGAGCGGCAGATTGAGCCCGAGCTGTTCACGCACACGCTCCACGACATGCGCCGGCGCACGGTCTCCAACGATTGCGAGCGCGGGGTCGATCGGCACGACGCGGCCGATGAAAAAGGTCACGGCAAGAAGGCCGAGATAGGTGGTCACCACCGTCAACAGAAATTTGCCGACGGCGATGGCGATCGCGGAGGCGCGCTGCGACGCGCGCCTCCGGTCGACCTGATTATCCACGGAGGTCAAGGACGACTATTCCTTGGAGACCGTGTTGACATAGTTGGTGTCGAAGCTCGGGCCGAGCTTGTAGTTCTGCACCTTGCTCGAATAGCCGGCAATTTCCGTCTGCTGGAAGATCACCACGAATGGGCCGGAAGCGAGTACCTGCTTCTGCAGGTCTTCATAGATGGCCGCACGCTTGGCGGTGTCCTTTTCGAGCAACGCAGCCGCCGTCTTGGCCGACAGTTCCTTCGGGTCCCAGGCATTGCGCCAGGCGAGCGTCTTGTTGGTGCCCTCGTCGGAGTTGTCAGGATTGAAGGTGAAGGTCTCGGCGTTCGAATTCGGGTCGAAATAGTCCGATCCCCACTGGCCGATATAGATGTCATGCTGGCGCGCACGATACTTGGTCAGCGTCTGCTTGCCGTCGCCCGGGATGATTTCCAGCTTGATGCCGGCCTGGGCGAGCGTCTGCTGGACGTTTTCGGCAATACCGGTCACGGGCTGCGTGTTGCGCACGTCCATGGTGACGGTGAAGCCGTCAGGCAGACCGGCCTTGGCCAGCAGTTCCTTCGCCTTGGCAACGTCGAGCTTGTAGGGGTTCTCTTCGAGCGCGCCGAGCTGGCCGGACGGCAGGAAGGTCTGGTGGATCGAGCCGATGCCCTTGATCAGGGTCTCACCCAGCGCGTCATAGTCAACGAGGTACTTGAAGGCCTCGATGACCTCGGGCTTGGCGAGGTTCGGGTTCTTCTGGTTGAGGCTGAAATAGTAGAGCGTACCCTTCGGGGCCGACGTGGTGGCAATGCCGTCCTTCTTGGCAACGGCGTCGAAATCGTTCGGGTCGAGGTTGCGCGCGACGTCGATGTCACCGTTTTCAAGCGCCAGGCGCTGGCCGGAGCTTTCCTTCATGTAGCGATAGATGACGCGCGCGAGCTTGGCCTTTTCGCCATAGTAGTTGTCGTTGCGCTCCAGCACCACCACTTCATTGGCGCGCCATTCGCGGATCTTGAACGGGCCGGAGCCGGCATAGCCGGTCTTCAGGAACTCGTTGCCGAAATCGGTGTCGTATTTGTATTCCTCGCTCGGCGTGACCGGCTTGGCATTTTCCATCACCAGCTTCTTGTCGACGACGGAGGCGACCGTCGCGGTTAGAACGTTGAGAACGAAGCTCGGTGCATAGGGCTTGTCGACGGTCAGTACAAAAGTGGACTCGTCGGCAGCCTTGGCCTTTTCCGTTACGTTGTCGCCGGTCAGGCCGAACTGGGTGAGCAGGAAGGCAGGCGACTTGTCGAGCTTGATGACGCGCTCAAAGGAGAAAGCGACGTCTTCGGCGGTGATCGGATTGCCCGACGCGAAGGTGAGGTTCGGCTTCAGCTTGAAGGTATAGGTGAGGCCATCCTCGGAAACATCCCAGCTTTCCGCAATGTCGCTGACGATCTTCGACGTATCGGCCGGATCGAGCGCCACCAGCTTGCTGTACGTGTTGGCCGTCACTTCGGCCGTCGAGATTTCGAAGGCTTCGCCCGGATCAAGCGAGATGATGTCGTCGATCGCCCAGGCCTGGACGAGTGTGTCGGCCGGGGTCGCCGCATAGGCCTGCGGCGCTGCCGCGACCGTGAGCACCAGCATGGCGCTGGTCGCCAGAAGTTTGAGGCGCTTGTCGAACATTGTCATCGTAACGGTTCCCTTCTTGGTTTTTATGGACAGGCAAGTATGAACTTATTCGTGCCAGGCGGAAGCCAGCACGCGCAGCCAGTTGTCGCGGCAGATCTTGCGCAGGTCGTCGGCACTGTAGCCCGCAGTCCGGAGCGCTTCGACCAGACGCTGGTTGCCGGCGGCATCCGCAATGGCAGCCGGGATCGTGGCGCCATCGAAATCAGAGCCCAGAGCCACACAATCGATCCCCATGCGCTCGACCAGATAATCAATGTGCCGGACCATCAGCGAGAGCGGCGTGTCGGCGTTGTCGCGCCCATCGGGCCGCAGCATGGTAACGGCGTAGTTCAGCCCCACGAGACCGCGGCTTTCACGGATCGCGTCGAGCTGCTTGTCGGTCAGGTTGCGGGCAACTGGGGTCAGCGCGTGCACGTTGGAATGGCTGGCAATCAGCGGCTGGTCACTGAGCTTGGTCACGTCCCAGAAGCCCTGTTCGGTGATATGCGCGAGATCGATCAGGATGCCGAGCTTGTTGCAGCGGCGAACCAGTTCGCGACCGAGATCGGTGAGACCGGGGCCGGTATCCGGCGAACTCGGAAAGGCGAAGGGCACGCCGTGGCCGAAGATGTTGTGACGACTCCAGACGGGACCGAGGGAGCGCAGGCCCGCCGCGTAAAAGACCTCAAGCGCATCGAGATTGGCGTCAATCGCCTCGCAACCTTCCATATGCAGAACGGCAGCAAACCCACCATCGGCCATGACCTGGCGGATCTGGGTGGTGCTCTGGCACAACGTCCATGCCCGCGCCTGATCCAGCTGATGCGCGATGGAGATCATCTCCAGCGCGATGTCGAGCGAGAACGGGCGTTCCAGTGGCGGATCGAGCGGCGTTGTATAATGGCCGTTCGCATCCGGCTCTTTCAGGACGAAATCATGCGGCGATGGAACGTAGACGGCGCAGAGGCCGCCGCCCAATCCGCCACGCTTGGCACGCGGGCCGTCGATGTGGCCACTGCTGGTGCCGTTGATGAATTCGCGGACCGGATCCGTGCCGTCCTTTCGCCCGCGCCAGAGGCGAAGGAGAACGTCGTTGTGGCCATCGAAGATCAAGTCCATGAAAATGAATTCCGTAACTCTGTTTCGTCAAGGAGGGTCATCCAGTCCCCGAGACCGGGGACTGGATCGCATAAACAGTGGCTTGGCCATCATTTAAATCGTAGGACCAAATCCCCTCTGCATTCAAGGGTGAAAAAAATTTACTCCATGCCAACCTGCGCGATGGCTGGCATCTGCCCAAGCCAATCGGTCGCAGCCTCATAGGCGGCAGCTACAGAAAGCACCTTCGCATCCGTGCGCGGCGGTCCGATCAACTGGAATCCGTTCGGTAGACCACTTTCCGAAAAGCCGGCCGGCAAGGCTGCGACCGGAAGCCCCGCCATGCTCGGCCCGATCACCACCTCCATCCAGCGATGGTAGGTATCCATGTGCCGCCCGGCAATGTCGCGCGGCCACGGGATGTCGGCATCGAAGGGAAAAACCTGGGCAGCCGGCGCCACCAGATAGTCGAAGCGCTCGAAAAGCTTCAGCATTACCTGATACCAGGCCGTGCGCACGGCCGATGCCTCGTAGACGTCGGCCGAGGTGACGCGCAAGCCGGATCGGACCTCATAGAGGATCTCAGGTTTCAGCGACCCTCGCCGAGCGGGATCTTCGTAACTGTCGCGCATGCTGCCGGCGGTGAGGACACTGCGTAGCGTGGTCCACGCCCACCACAGCCGCTCCATGTCGAAGTTCGGCACCGCCGGCTCGACCACAAAACCCATGCGCGCAAAGACGCCCAGCGCCTTTTCCGTCAACGCCAGAACACCATGCTCAAAGGGCAGATGACAAGAGAAGTCGCCGAGCCAGCCGATCCGACCGCCCGGGGCGGCAATCGTAGGATCAATGGCGACGGGTGCACTCTCGAATGAGGTTGGATCTCGCAAATCGAAGCCCGACTGGATGTTGAGAAGCAACACGACATCTTCGACGCTGCGGCCCATCGGGCCAAGCGTCGCGAGTTGGTTGAGATAGGCATCGCGTCCCGGGAGTGCCGGGATGCGCCCGAAGCTCGGCCGAAAGCCGACGACATTGTTGAAAGCAGCCGGATTGCGAAGCGACCCCATCATGTCGCTGCCATCGGCAACCGGCACGAGCCGGGCCGCGAGCGCTGCCCCTGCCCCGCCGCTCGATCCACCGGCCGAGCGCGCCAGATCGTAGGGATTGCGAGTGACGCCGAAGACGGGATTGTAACTGTGCGAGCCGAAGCCCCATTCCGGCGTATTGGTCTTGCCGATGATGATCGCACCCGCCGCCCGGATGCGCTCCACCTGAATATCATCGAAATCCGCTACGAAATCGCGGTAGAGCGGCGAGCCGTAGGTGCAGCGGATGCCCTTGACCTCGCTCAGATCCTTGATGGCGATCGGCACCCCATGGAGCGGCCCAAGCACCCGCCCTTCAGCCCGTTCGCGGTCGCGCAGCCGGGCCTCGGCCAGCAGTTCGTCATCAGGTCGAAGGCTCACCAGAGCGTTGATCTGCGGATTGATCCGGGCGATGCGCGCCAGGTACGCGGCCATCAA
This window of the Rhizobium glycinendophyticum genome carries:
- a CDS encoding dipeptidase — its product is MDLIFDGHNDVLLRLWRGRKDGTDPVREFINGTSSGHIDGPRAKRGGLGGGLCAVYVPSPHDFVLKEPDANGHYTTPLDPPLERPFSLDIALEMISIAHQLDQARAWTLCQSTTQIRQVMADGGFAAVLHMEGCEAIDANLDALEVFYAAGLRSLGPVWSRHNIFGHGVPFAFPSSPDTGPGLTDLGRELVRRCNKLGILIDLAHITEQGFWDVTKLSDQPLIASHSNVHALTPVARNLTDKQLDAIRESRGLVGLNYAVTMLRPDGRDNADTPLSLMVRHIDYLVERMGIDCVALGSDFDGATIPAAIADAAGNQRLVEALRTAGYSADDLRKICRDNWLRVLASAWHE
- a CDS encoding amidase translates to MTRSRARAIPFADPEFPVTDPTRLGVAALSAALQSGSFSGEALMAAYLARIARINPQINALVSLRPDDELLAEARLRDRERAEGRVLGPLHGVPIAIKDLSEVKGIRCTYGSPLYRDFVADFDDIQVERIRAAGAIIIGKTNTPEWGFGSHSYNPVFGVTRNPYDLARSAGGSSGGAGAALAARLVPVADGSDMMGSLRNPAAFNNVVGFRPSFGRIPALPGRDAYLNQLATLGPMGRSVEDVVLLLNIQSGFDLRDPTSFESAPVAIDPTIAAPGGRIGWLGDFSCHLPFEHGVLALTEKALGVFARMGFVVEPAVPNFDMERLWWAWTTLRSVLTAGSMRDSYEDPARRGSLKPEILYEVRSGLRVTSADVYEASAVRTAWYQVMLKLFERFDYLVAPAAQVFPFDADIPWPRDIAGRHMDTYHRWMEVVIGPSMAGLPVAALPAGFSESGLPNGFQLIGPPRTDAKVLSVAAAYEAATDWLGQMPAIAQVGME